A portion of the Natronococcus sp. AD-5 genome contains these proteins:
- a CDS encoding 4Fe-4S ferredoxin N-terminal domain-containing protein, with product MSTDDESFHPLGEEWETDLEAMLDDTEYDTDLGMEMAEDAMRVTKGELSEAEFHEKYHDDVMDEFGEDNRPTQEAFENAQQEAKGTFANMLTKFEGDDDESRRDVMKKMGAGAAAVGLGAWGTVDDGNQEALAAAEEHDEEVGAGGGDGVQWGMAVDLERCDGCLSCVQACSQENNLDQGVNWMYILEYEDAGAPSSTSRNRLVRPCQHCTDAPCEKVCPTTARHTRDKDGLVLTDYDVCIGCRYCQVACPYGVNYFQWDEPDISTDQIADQAEEMGSEGDHMVDDRGRWVDSRSPRGTMSKCTMCPSRQDGLMGEDRVGTTACEDACPPDAIQFGNMNDPESDPQRYAENPSRARTLAQLNPPSADELEESLQGAGDDLDSVLEAADLDEDELALMAAIDIVTDDLGETDGDHADYETDVQDALDALSEHGLDLQSQEVLAELDLADEPDEESEGEEEFEPDEDAAQSRLEQFAGVPASNFRLLEDVGTNPNIIYLGNEPGPNAEQTEPTGTGQKYADISYERADGESVNLVDKRKDVTDEGTVGDAGVSI from the coding sequence ATGAGCACGGACGACGAGTCGTTCCATCCGCTCGGCGAAGAGTGGGAGACCGATCTCGAGGCGATGCTCGACGACACCGAGTACGACACCGACCTCGGGATGGAGATGGCCGAAGACGCGATGCGGGTCACGAAGGGTGAACTCTCCGAGGCCGAATTCCACGAGAAGTATCACGACGACGTGATGGACGAGTTCGGCGAGGACAACCGTCCGACACAGGAAGCCTTCGAAAACGCGCAGCAGGAAGCGAAGGGTACGTTCGCCAACATGCTGACGAAGTTCGAGGGTGACGACGACGAATCCCGCCGCGACGTGATGAAGAAGATGGGTGCCGGCGCCGCCGCCGTCGGTCTCGGCGCCTGGGGAACCGTCGACGACGGAAACCAGGAAGCGCTCGCCGCGGCCGAAGAGCACGACGAAGAGGTCGGCGCGGGCGGCGGCGACGGCGTCCAGTGGGGGATGGCTGTCGACCTCGAGCGCTGTGACGGCTGTCTCTCCTGCGTCCAGGCCTGTTCTCAAGAGAACAACCTCGACCAGGGTGTCAACTGGATGTACATCCTCGAGTACGAGGACGCCGGTGCTCCCAGCAGTACGAGTCGGAACCGACTCGTTCGCCCGTGTCAGCACTGTACCGACGCCCCGTGTGAGAAGGTCTGTCCGACGACCGCCCGTCACACGCGCGACAAAGACGGCCTCGTGCTGACCGACTACGACGTCTGTATCGGCTGTCGGTACTGTCAGGTCGCCTGCCCGTACGGCGTCAACTACTTCCAGTGGGACGAGCCGGATATTTCCACGGACCAGATCGCCGACCAGGCCGAGGAGATGGGCTCGGAAGGCGACCACATGGTCGACGACCGCGGCCGCTGGGTCGACAGCCGCTCGCCGCGCGGCACGATGAGCAAGTGTACGATGTGCCCGTCCCGCCAGGACGGGCTGATGGGCGAAGACCGCGTCGGAACGACGGCCTGCGAAGATGCCTGTCCGCCGGACGCGATCCAGTTCGGCAACATGAACGATCCGGAGAGCGACCCGCAGCGGTACGCCGAGAATCCGAGTCGCGCCCGGACCCTCGCCCAGCTCAATCCGCCGTCGGCGGACGAACTCGAGGAGAGCCTCCAGGGCGCCGGCGACGACCTCGATTCGGTCCTCGAGGCGGCCGACCTCGATGAGGATGAACTCGCGCTCATGGCCGCGATCGACATCGTCACCGACGATCTGGGCGAAACGGACGGCGACCACGCCGACTACGAGACGGACGTCCAGGACGCCCTCGACGCGCTCTCCGAGCACGGACTCGACCTCCAGAGCCAGGAGGTTCTCGCCGAACTCGACCTCGCGGACGAGCCCGACGAGGAATCCGAGGGAGAAGAGGAGTTCGAGCCGGACGAGGACGCGGCCCAGTCCCGGCTCGAGCAGTTCGCCGGCGTGCCCGCGTCGAACTTCAGACTCCTCGAGGACGTCGGTACCAACCCGAACATCATCTACCTCGGTAACGAGCCCGGTCCGAACGCCGAGCAGACCGAGCCGACCGGGACCGGCCAGAAGTACGCCGACATCAGCTACGAACGTGCGGACGGCGAGTCTGTGAACCTCGTCGACAAACGCAAGGACGTTACCGACGAAGGGACGGTCGGTGACGCCGGGGTGTCGATATGA
- a CDS encoding helix-turn-helix domain-containing protein has translation MAQATLTITMPEQVWMWQVSTAYPETTFRMLEAVPGAGSGFALVRLTGADVAEAVDELDDHPQVSNLSIAGRTDDEATVYFDTTAPLLLFSSRESGIPIDLPVEIRDGEAAVDVTGSREQLATLAERLEQVGLRYRIERVEERPYESQLLSERQLEVVVTAVDEGYYDTPRRCSLTELADHLGIAKSTCSETLHRAEEAIVKRFVDEIPDSSPERLEDRLASD, from the coding sequence ATGGCCCAGGCGACACTCACGATCACGATGCCCGAGCAGGTCTGGATGTGGCAGGTCTCGACGGCCTATCCCGAGACGACGTTCCGAATGCTCGAGGCAGTCCCCGGTGCCGGATCCGGCTTCGCGCTCGTTCGTCTCACCGGCGCCGACGTCGCCGAGGCGGTCGACGAACTCGACGACCATCCGCAGGTCTCGAATCTCTCGATCGCGGGACGAACCGACGACGAGGCGACGGTCTACTTCGACACGACGGCTCCCCTGCTGTTGTTCTCCTCTCGCGAGTCCGGAATCCCGATCGACCTGCCGGTCGAGATCCGGGACGGCGAGGCGGCGGTCGACGTCACCGGGTCGAGAGAACAGCTCGCGACGCTCGCCGAACGGCTCGAGCAGGTCGGCCTCCGGTATCGGATCGAGCGCGTCGAGGAGCGACCGTACGAGAGCCAGCTCCTCTCGGAACGGCAGCTCGAGGTCGTCGTCACCGCCGTCGACGAGGGGTACTACGACACGCCGCGTCGCTGTTCGCTGACGGAGTTAGCCGATCACCTCGGCATCGCCAAGTCCACCTGCAGCGAGACGCTTCACCGGGCGGAAGAGGCGATCGTCAAGCGGTTCGTCGACGAGATTCCCGACAGCAGCCCCGAACGACTCGAGGACCGACTCGCGAGCGACTGA
- the nrfD gene encoding NrfD/PsrC family molybdoenzyme membrane anchor subunit — protein MSTKTPTEADILRPIQNTSKKYFILFGICALALGSFLVAWAYQLQQGLVVTGLSDWGSGGGATWGLYIGAFIWWVGIAHGGIILSAAVRLLGMDRYMPVARLAELLTIAGLSAAGFYILVHMGRPDRMVTSVLGHYHITVNNSPLVWDVTVITAYFVLTATYLSLTIRYDVSRLRDQLPDRFDPIYDGLTLGYSEKEDEIIERMVWWLALAIIIMAPLLLHGGVIPWLFAVLPGMPAWFGGVQGPQFLTIALTSAISGVILVAAGFRRAYDWEHIMTDDVFRGLLLWLGFFCLLFLWLQLQQNVVGLFKAPLDVGAAQEATLHQPIYLLSMGLVFSTLAYIFAQAIRPALFTRLRAMIAGVAVLFATLMEKILFVVEGFMHPTFELYRATPGEYFPSAIEWLSLLGTIGMVTLIFLSVSKVVPVVELHAIEHLRGDHGHEHEHEHEPVNESTKKPEVEA, from the coding sequence ATGAGCACGAAGACGCCGACCGAAGCGGACATCCTCCGTCCGATCCAGAACACGTCGAAGAAGTACTTCATCCTCTTCGGCATCTGTGCGCTGGCGCTCGGATCGTTCCTCGTCGCCTGGGCGTACCAGCTCCAACAGGGACTCGTCGTTACCGGCCTCTCGGATTGGGGGAGCGGTGGCGGCGCTACGTGGGGATTGTACATCGGCGCGTTCATCTGGTGGGTCGGAATCGCCCACGGCGGGATCATCCTCTCCGCGGCGGTCAGACTGCTCGGGATGGACCGGTACATGCCGGTCGCCCGGCTGGCCGAACTCCTGACGATCGCGGGCCTCTCCGCGGCGGGATTCTACATTCTCGTCCACATGGGCCGTCCGGACCGGATGGTCACGAGCGTTCTCGGTCACTACCACATCACGGTTAACAACTCGCCGCTGGTGTGGGACGTGACGGTCATCACGGCCTACTTCGTGCTGACCGCGACCTACCTCTCGCTGACGATCCGCTACGACGTCTCGCGACTGCGCGACCAGCTGCCGGACCGCTTCGATCCGATCTACGACGGGCTGACGCTCGGCTACTCCGAGAAGGAAGACGAGATCATCGAGCGGATGGTCTGGTGGCTCGCGCTCGCGATCATCATCATGGCGCCGCTGCTGCTTCACGGCGGCGTCATTCCGTGGCTGTTCGCCGTGCTGCCGGGTATGCCCGCCTGGTTCGGCGGCGTCCAGGGCCCGCAGTTCCTCACGATCGCCCTGACGTCGGCGATCAGCGGCGTCATCCTCGTCGCGGCCGGCTTCCGCCGCGCCTACGACTGGGAGCACATCATGACCGACGACGTCTTCCGGGGACTGTTGCTCTGGCTCGGGTTCTTCTGCCTGCTGTTCCTCTGGCTGCAGCTCCAGCAGAACGTCGTCGGCCTGTTCAAGGCGCCGCTCGACGTGGGTGCCGCGCAGGAAGCTACCCTCCACCAGCCCATCTACCTCCTCTCGATGGGACTGGTCTTCAGTACGCTCGCGTACATCTTCGCGCAGGCGATTCGGCCGGCGCTCTTTACGCGACTACGCGCCATGATCGCCGGCGTAGCCGTGCTGTTCGCGACGCTGATGGAGAAGATCCTGTTCGTCGTCGAGGGCTTCATGCACCCGACGTTCGAGCTCTACAGAGCGACCCCCGGCGAGTACTTCCCCAGCGCGATCGAGTGGCTCTCGCTGCTCGGTACGATCGGCATGGTGACGCTGATCTTCCTCAGCGTCTCCAAGGTCGTGCCCGTGGTCGAACTCCACGCGATCGAACACCTTCGCGGCGACCACGGTCACGAACACGAGCACGAACACGAACCGGTAAACGAAAGTACGAAGAAGCCGGAGGTTGAAGCATGA
- a CDS encoding Mrp/NBP35 family ATP-binding protein, which produces MSITEHELKIKLEGIEDPDIGEDIVTLGLVNDVTIDDETARISLAFNTPYAPSEMELGNRIREVCDEAGLEADLRAHAGAEHGFDDEVLPRVRNVIAVASGKGGVGKTTVAANLAAGLEKRGAMVGILDADIHGPNIPRILPVESDPGVTPNEDIVPPRSDGVRVISMGFMMEDEDDPAILRGPMVNKFMMKFLDGVEWGQLDYLIVDLPPGTGDATLNLLQSMPVTGAVVVTTPQEMALDDTRKGIQMFNKHDTPVLGIVENMSSFVCPSCGDQHGLFGTEGADTIVDKYDVPMVGRVPIHPDFGADGSKGALVKDDDSEVQDILEELVANVSNRVGETNRRTVAENTPDEPDDALPTEVED; this is translated from the coding sequence ATGAGTATCACAGAACACGAACTTAAGATCAAACTCGAGGGCATCGAAGATCCGGACATCGGCGAGGACATCGTCACGCTCGGCCTGGTCAACGACGTCACGATCGACGACGAGACCGCCCGGATCTCGCTCGCGTTCAACACGCCGTACGCACCCTCCGAGATGGAACTCGGCAACCGGATCCGGGAGGTTTGCGACGAGGCCGGACTCGAGGCCGACCTGCGCGCCCACGCCGGCGCGGAACACGGCTTCGACGACGAGGTCCTGCCGCGGGTGCGAAACGTCATCGCGGTCGCCTCGGGGAAGGGCGGCGTCGGCAAGACGACCGTCGCGGCCAACCTCGCGGCCGGCCTCGAGAAACGCGGCGCGATGGTCGGCATCTTGGACGCCGACATTCACGGGCCGAACATCCCCCGGATTCTGCCGGTCGAGAGCGACCCCGGCGTCACGCCGAACGAGGACATCGTCCCGCCGCGCTCCGACGGCGTCCGGGTGATCAGCATGGGCTTCATGATGGAAGACGAGGACGATCCGGCGATCCTCCGGGGCCCGATGGTCAACAAGTTCATGATGAAGTTCCTCGATGGCGTCGAGTGGGGTCAACTCGACTACCTCATCGTCGACCTGCCGCCGGGCACCGGTGACGCGACGCTGAACCTGCTGCAGTCGATGCCGGTTACGGGTGCGGTCGTCGTCACGACCCCCCAGGAGATGGCGCTGGACGACACCCGGAAAGGGATCCAGATGTTCAACAAGCACGACACGCCCGTCCTCGGCATCGTCGAGAACATGAGCTCGTTCGTCTGTCCGAGCTGCGGCGATCAGCACGGCCTGTTCGGGACGGAAGGGGCGGACACCATCGTCGACAAGTACGACGTGCCGATGGTCGGCAGGGTCCCGATCCACCCCGACTTCGGCGCCGACGGCAGCAAGGGCGCGCTCGTCAAGGACGACGACAGCGAGGTCCAGGACATCCTCGAGGAACTGGTTGCCAACGTCTCCAATCGCGTCGGCGAGACCAACCGCCGCACGGTCGCCGAGAATACGCCCGACGAGCCGGACGACGCGCTTCCGACCGAAGTCGAAGACTGA